From the Micromonospora echinospora genome, the window CGGCGACCTGGGCGGCGCTGTCCGCGTACGGGTGGATGTTGGCGATCGGGAAGTGCCGGTAGACCAGCCGGACCAGGCCGCCCCGCTGACGCAGCACGTCCCGCAGGTTCCGGTAGGCCGCGCCGCAGTGGCGGCACTGGAAGTCGGCGTACTCGACGAGGGTCACCGGGGCGTCCACCGGTCCCCGCACGTGGTCGGCCTCGGTGACCGGCACCCGCAGACGGGCGACGTTGACCTGGAGCGACGTGGTCATTCCGCCGCTCACCTCCTCCCGGTCGGCCCGGCCCGGTGGTCCGCGCCGGCCGGCGCGGCCGACGCGGGCCGGTCACGCCCTCCAGCCTGGTGGCGCTTCGGGTGAGGCCGGGTCACCCCGCCGGGGTGGTTCCCACCACGAGCCGGTTGTGCACCTCGGTCACGCCCGGCGCGGACCAGGCGATCCGCTCCGCCTCCTCCCGCTGCGCCGTGGACCGGACCACCCCGTCCAGGACGACGGTGTCGCCATGCACGTCGACCGAGACCGGGACGGTGTCGGCGACGCCGCCACGCTCCAGCGCCCGGCGGATGCCGGCGGCGACCCCCGGGCCTGGAGGAGTGGTCCGGGGACGTACGGCGATGCCGTTGCTGACTCCCCGTACGCCGGTGAGCTGCCGCACCGCCCGGTCGGCGGCCCGCCGCTGGTACTCCCACTCGACCTGGCCGCGCAGCGTCACCCAGCCGTCGGCGACGGTCACGTCCAGATCCTCCACCGCCACGAACGCGTCCCACTCCAGGGCCCGGACGACGGCGGTGGCGACCTCCTGGTCGGTCCGGCGGGCGGAGGTGGGCAGCCGTACGGCGAGGTCGTTGGCGACCGCCCGGACCCGGGGGACGCGGTGGGCGGCCCGTTCGGCGGCCCACTTCTTGGCGTAGCCGTCCACCCAGCCGGTGAGGGTCACCACGCCCTCGGTGACGGTCACGCCGATCTCGTGCGGCTGGACCCGGGGTTCCCAGGTCAGCTCGTCCAGCACGTCGGCCTGGATGTCCTGGTCGGTACGGATGATCGTCGCGCTGCCCATCGGAAGGCTCCTCCCTGCCGGTGGCGTCCTCGCCCGTCGGCCCACGACGCCGCCGGTGGCGGCCCGCGATGCTGCCGGTGGCGTCCTCGCCTGTCGGCCGCGATGCTGCCCGAGGGAAGGGTGAACCACCCTCACCCGGACCGGAGGAGGCGGTGCCGGGCCGGATGGGACGGGCGTGACAGCCGGGCTGCGGTACGGCACGATCTGGATCGATCGAGTCACAGTCGGCGACGAGGGCGGGCGATGAGCACCGAACGGGAGACGGCCCCCATTCCGGCCCGCGTCCGGGACCGGGTCGGTTGGGCGCTGTGGCGGCTGGCCCGGCACGAGTGGACCCTCGTGGTGCTCGGCTCGTTGCTGCTGGCGGCGGCGCTGACCTGGCCGACGCTGCGGGACCTGACCGGGACGATCCCCCAGGACAGCGGCGACCCGACCCTCCAGGCCTGGCAGATCGCCTGGGGTGGGCACGCCCTGCTGACCGACCCGGCCAACCTCTGGCACTCGAACACCTTCCACCCCGAGCCGTACACCTACGCCTACTCCGACACCCTGCTCGGGTACGCCCCGTTCGGCATGGTCGGGGACGGCCCGGTGGCCGCGGTGGTCCGCTACAACCTGCTCTACGTGCTGGTGCACGCCCTGGCGTTCGTCGGGGCGTACGCGTTGGCCCGGCAGTTGGGGGCGGGGCGGGCCGGGTCGGCGGTGGCCGGGGCGGCGTTCGCGTACGCCCCGTGGAAGCTCGCCCAGGCCGGTCACCTGCACGTGCTCTCCGTGGGCGGGATCGCGCTGTCGCTGGCCATGCTGGCCCGGGGGCACGGCTGGTCGCTGCGGCACGGATACCGCCCGGAACGGGTCCGTCCCGGCTGGGCGGCGGCCGGGTGGCTGGTCGCCGCCTGGCAGATCAGCCTGGGCTTCGGCATCGGCCTGCCCTTCGCGTACGTGCTGGCGCTGGTCTGCCTGGTCGCGGCGGCCGGTTACGCCTGGACCTGGTGGCGGCGGGGCCGGCGACCGTTCCCGCGTGGCCTGCTCCTGGCCGACCTGGCCGGTGGGGTGTTCTTCGCCGGGGTGGCCCTGCTGATGGCCGCCCCCTACTTCGAGGTGGTGGAACGTCACCCGGAGGGGCGACGCACGGTCGAACACATCGAGATGTTCTCCCCGCCGCTGCGCGGTTTCCTGATCGCCCCGCCCGAGAGTTGGCTCTGGGGTGAGCGGCACGCGGCCGCCCGGGAGACCCTCGGCTTCCCCAACGAGATGACCCTGCTGCCCGGGGTGGTGCTGCTCGGACTGGCCTTCTCCGGGCTCTTCCTCTCCGCCTGGCGGCTGCGGCACCGGCTGCTGCTGCTGGCCGGGGTGCTGGCCAGCGGGGCGTTGGCCGCCGGCACCGTGTTCCTCGGCGACGGGGATCCGGGCTACGTCACCCTGGTCGAGCACGCGCCGGGTTGGGACGGCATCCGGACCCCCGGCCGGTTGGTGCTCTGGACCACCCTGCTGCTCGGCATCCTGGCCGCCGGGGCGCTCACCCGCGAACCGTCGGGTCGGGCCGCGCCGGAGGAACCGGCGGAGCCGACCAGCCGGGCCGAACCGGCGGAGCCGACCGGAGGAGACGTGCCCGCCGAGCCGGCCGAGCCCGGTGCGCGTACCAGCGGGCGCTTCGCCCGCTGGGGGCGGCTGGTGCTGGTCGTACCGCTGGCGCTGGTGCTGGCGGAAGGGGTGAACCGGACTCCGCACGTGCCGGCGCCGGAGCAGCCGGCGGCGCTGCGCGGGGTGGACGGGCCGTTGCTGGTGCTACCCAGCGACGGTATCCGCGAGCTGCACGTGATGCTCTGGTCGACCGACGGGTTTCCCCGGATGGTCAACGGCCTGGCCTCGTTCACCCCGGCGAGCCAGGCCGAGATCCGTGCGGCCAGCCTCAGCTTCCCGGACGCGAGCTCGGTCACGTACCTCCGGCAGCGGGGCATCCGGACGGTGGTCGTGCTGCCCGGGTACGCGGTGGGAACTCCGTGGCAGGACGTGGCGGACCGGCCGGTGGACGTACCGGGTGTCCGGCGGGTGCAGGTCGGCGACGGGTTCGTGTACCACCTGGGGTGAACGGACCCGGCTGGGGTGGGATTACTTAGTTGGGAACGTTTCCAAACCGGGGTTCGACCGGTTAGGGTGAGGTCCTTCCTCAGCTGCGGGAGCCAGCGCGCTGGTGGGGGGAGTCGGGCAACTCCCCGGGACCAGTCACCGCCCGGCGGCGGCCGGCAGGCCGGCGCGCCGGGTGCCCCGGAGCCCTGCCCGGGGTGCGTACTCCCCGAGAGGAACCGCTGATGCGGAGAAGTGTCGCCGGCGCGGCCGCGTCCGTGCTGGCAGCCGCGACGGCCGTGCTGGCCGTCCAGGTCACCGTCGCCCCCTCCGGTTCGGCCGCCGCCGCGGCGGCCGAACCCTACTCCTGGAAGAACGTCCGGATCGACGGGGGCGGCTTCGTCCCCGGCATCGTCTTCAACCCCACCGAGAAGAACCTGATCTACGCCCGGACCGACATCGGCGGGGCGTACCGCTGGGAACAGTCCACCCAGTCGTGGACACCGCTGTTGGACTGGGTCGGCAACGACAAATGGGGCTGGAACGGCGTGGTCAGCCTGGCCACCGACCCGGTGCAGACCAACCGGGTCTACGCGGCGGTCGGCATGTACACCAACGACTGGGACCCGAACAACGGGGCGATCCTGCGGTCGACCGACAAGGGAGCCACCTGGCAGGCCACCGAGTTGCCGTTCAAGAACGGCGGCAACATGCCCGGCCGGGGCATGGGGGAGCGGCTCGCCGTCGACCCGAACCGCAACAGCATCGTCTACTACGCCGCCGAGGGCGGCAACGGGCTCTGGCGCAGCACCGACCACGGGGCCACCTGGGCGAAGGTGGCCAACTTTCCGAACGTCGGCAACTACGTCGCCGACCCCAACGACTCCAGCGGCT encodes:
- a CDS encoding BON domain-containing protein; translation: MGSATIIRTDQDIQADVLDELTWEPRVQPHEIGVTVTEGVVTLTGWVDGYAKKWAAERAAHRVPRVRAVANDLAVRLPTSARRTDQEVATAVVRALEWDAFVAVEDLDVTVADGWVTLRGQVEWEYQRRAADRAVRQLTGVRGVSNGIAVRPRTTPPGPGVAAGIRRALERGGVADTVPVSVDVHGDTVVLDGVVRSTAQREEAERIAWSAPGVTEVHNRLVVGTTPAG